The genomic DNA CGCATCTCATCATCTCCGGGATCAACAAAGGCCCCAACATGGGTCAGGACGTAAACTACTCCGGGACGGTGGCCGCCGCAAAGGAAGGCGCATTTATGCGGATACCCTCCATGGCGGCATCCCTCTGCGCGAGGGATAATTTTCGTTTCGATGACGCGGCAAAAATCGTTGAAAGGATAATCGGCAAAATCTGTGACGTCGCGGCCCCGGACAATACCTTTTTTAACGTCAATATCCCCAACCTTCCGGCAAAACAGGTCAAAGGTTTTATGGTGACAAGACTCGGAAAAAGGATATATAATGATACAGTAGTTGAGAGGGTTGATCCGAGAGGCGGCGCGTATTACTGGATCGGCGGCAACGGCGAAAACTACGAACACATCAGGGGAACGGATTTCTACGCAATTGAGAAAGGATACGTATCAATAACCCCGATGGATCTGGACATGACCGCCATGCGGTCAATGAAAAAATACAGAGAGCATTTCGGAAACGGTGTATGAAAAGCAGCATTCAGCTTTCAGCAGACGGCTTTCATCCTTTTGATGATTGCCGCTGCCGCTGCACTGATTGACGGCGGAAGGTATGATGAAATTCCATATTGAAAATTTCGGATGCCAGATGAACGAGCACGATACGGAGAAGATGGCCTCCCTCCTTGCCATCGAGGGCATGGAGCAGGTTGAGGATGCAAAAGATGCCGACGTCGTGATCGTCAACACCTGCTGCATACGGGAAAAGGCCGAGCAAAAATTCTACAGTCTCATGGGCAGACTGAGCGCCGTCAAAAAGAAAAAAGGTACGCTCATCGGGGTCACCGGTTGTATAGCCCAGATGGAGCAAGAGAACATACTGCAGCGATTGCCGTTTATTGATTTCTCCCTTGGTCCTTCGAACATCCATAAGATCAAAGAGGCCGTTGACCGGGCATTGCTCGGCGGACCGTTCCTCGATTTTTCCGAGAACGGGTGCAACGGCGCC from Syntrophorhabdaceae bacterium includes the following:
- the surE gene encoding 5'/3'-nucleotidase SurE, whose translation is MLILLTNDDGVNSEGILTLRKHLIKKHDICIISPERERTCVAHAITLHKPLRIKEIAGGIYSTNGTPADCVYLGVKVILKQAPHLIISGINKGPNMGQDVNYSGTVAAAKEGAFMRIPSMAASLCARDNFRFDDAAKIVERIIGKICDVAAPDNTFFNVNIPNLPAKQVKGFMVTRLGKRIYNDTVVERVDPRGGAYYWIGGNGENYEHIRGTDFYAIEKGYVSITPMDLDMTAMRSMKKYREHFGNGV